The Mesomycoplasma flocculare ATCC 27399 genome includes a window with the following:
- the hinT gene encoding histidine triad protein HinT: MENTTLFLDIIAKKSPATIIYEDEKVIAFLDKFPVSPGHFLVVPKNYSRNLFEIKEEDFIYTIKKARELALEQVKKLSASSFRLLVNNEKEANQTIFHTHIHIIPFYKKA; encoded by the coding sequence ATGGAAAATACCACTTTATTTTTGGATATAATCGCAAAAAAATCACCAGCTACTATTATCTACGAAGACGAAAAAGTGATTGCTTTTCTTGATAAATTCCCAGTGTCACCTGGCCATTTTTTAGTTGTTCCCAAAAATTATTCGCGAAATTTATTTGAAATTAAAGAGGAAGATTTTATTTACACAATCAAAAAAGCCCGTGAATTAGCGCTTGAACAAGTCAAAAAGTTAAGCGCTTCAAGTTTTCGCCTATTAGTAAATAATGAAAAAGAAGCCAACCAAACAATTTTTCACACTCATATTCACATTATTCCGTTTTATAAAAAAGCTTAA
- a CDS encoding HinT-interacting membrane complex lipoprotein P60, which yields MRVLPKKKKKLRYKPLIFLSLNFSLLSFVACKIDVSTSERAQEDKKLSSTEVKNYIENAFVETILSENVFKFASSNLAKEFENTNSEFFKKAKNAFDFYQKYQNSLDPTFSLKLISELQSKNALSSNDFSILSAQVGYNKLFNDQGFIILYKNFATGIAQVVNRMLLVKLYLTQLDQPNLIKESQIYKDGISSQASFTTKQIFENIDPSSPDFFLIHLMLTKNPVQIWQFESEDQSSISTFSQLKIKDANSFNNLLRSEKINSKSTRKEQEFEKLAKNDTLDTSVLLGYSGILYRQDANLGDLSFQFEDLKIQGEIKSGFLDPQTNLIWSSEQIKNFELINQAKMFPLEFKSDFDYKKTKDQVQVSDFEIKKHTNISGISYKIKNVIPTRDNDANHYSVSVIVEISLNSAKYFYKVDVKWDEKKAYYSPEIKKEGENLPKIAGGIPSTLADLSKISVKYVNKLAPLYDKIIENSNTKQVYFSLDNTPWNTEDQKTKLAYSLYLADETGIYRDAKNFFESIGYKIELKDKVIKTE from the coding sequence GTGAGAGTTTTACCTAAAAAAAAGAAAAAATTAAGGTATAAACCGTTAATTTTTTTGTCGTTAAATTTTTCTTTGCTTAGTTTTGTTGCTTGCAAAATTGATGTTAGCACATCAGAAAGAGCTCAAGAAGATAAGAAATTAAGCTCAACTGAGGTCAAAAACTATATCGAAAACGCTTTTGTTGAAACAATTTTAAGTGAGAATGTTTTCAAATTTGCTAGTTCTAATCTAGCAAAAGAATTTGAAAACACTAACTCTGAATTTTTTAAAAAAGCAAAAAATGCCTTTGATTTTTACCAAAAATACCAAAATAGTCTTGATCCAACCTTTTCTTTAAAGCTAATTTCAGAATTACAAAGCAAAAACGCACTTTCAAGCAATGATTTTTCCATTCTTTCTGCTCAAGTTGGTTATAACAAGCTCTTTAATGATCAAGGTTTTATAATTTTGTATAAAAATTTTGCTACTGGAATTGCGCAGGTTGTCAATAGAATGCTTTTAGTAAAACTTTATCTTACCCAACTTGATCAACCTAATTTAATTAAAGAATCCCAAATTTACAAAGATGGAATTTCGAGTCAAGCTTCGTTTACAACAAAGCAAATTTTCGAAAATATTGATCCAAGTTCGCCGGATTTTTTCTTAATTCATCTAATGTTAACGAAAAATCCGGTTCAAATTTGACAATTTGAATCAGAAGATCAAAGTAGCATCAGTACTTTTTCGCAATTGAAAATCAAAGATGCTAATTCCTTTAATAATCTTTTACGAAGCGAAAAAATTAATTCAAAATCGACAAGAAAAGAACAAGAATTTGAAAAACTAGCAAAAAATGATACCCTTGATACATCAGTTTTGCTTGGCTATTCTGGAATTTTATACCGCCAAGATGCGAATTTAGGCGATCTTAGTTTTCAATTTGAAGATCTAAAAATTCAAGGCGAAATAAAATCAGGGTTTTTAGATCCACAAACTAATCTAATCTGGTCTTCGGAGCAAATTAAAAATTTTGAGCTAATCAATCAAGCAAAAATGTTTCCCTTAGAATTCAAATCAGACTTTGATTATAAAAAAACCAAAGACCAGGTGCAAGTTTCCGACTTTGAAATTAAAAAACACACTAACATTTCTGGTATTAGTTATAAAATTAAAAACGTAATTCCAACTCGAGACAATGATGCTAATCATTATTCAGTTAGTGTTATTGTAGAAATTAGTTTAAATTCTGCTAAGTATTTTTATAAAGTCGATGTAAAATGGGATGAGAAAAAAGCGTATTATAGTCCAGAAATAAAAAAAGAAGGAGAAAATCTTCCAAAAATTGCTGGTGGAATTCCAAGTACTTTAGCTGATTTATCAAAAATTTCCGTTAAATACGTTAACAAATTAGCGCCATTATATGATAAAATTATTGAAAATTCTAATACAAAACAAGTATATTTTTCACTTGATAATACCCCTTGAAACACTGAAGACCAAAAAACAAAACTAGCCTATTCTCTATATTTGGCTGACGAAACCGGAATTTACCGGGATGCTAAAAACTTTTTTGAATCAATTGGCTATAAAATCGAGCTAAAAGATAAAGTTATAAAAACCGAATAA
- a CDS encoding HinT-interacting membrane complex protein P80 translates to MKKQNIFQKIANLNSDINQEKPKKNPIKMRKIWISIIAIASFLTVVGLGVGIPLYYSNFGKNFLNKRDPNVEMALIKSRKNSKSLKVNDLLSIFKSSHSIQRENLEEGQKYLIEFLYNQEYQASKVFQAAWESSNSDITAGNSRQFTLESFDEIRESQKKYLQDEKSRYQKTFGFNNWESEFNKYLNSDSRFNNAINFDQAVDALTIDKAKDIAFARFKLGFNQNFTKSDIEDRVLKDDIKDEKGKIVYKKGDKLFKGLIEIGKNGFSPNISASQGQNPKEYKVAAFLSGSYIKEYMNPEKIINEIYFDNKAPLKGNFNFFEISQISINAKPDNKDAKAPWELTKQTLEELLTYKILKTSENSNLAFKVSNNLELIEEFKGGNSTAAEQNNQDKILLSTINYEKNKENAAVFGKLPIVSLNQLLSNNEPGYIFAFLGNIGNEEPTPKLFSKVLFEKLKLLVFKNTPSLLVNPSELNSKTISEIKSLNERLKSFIQGLSDNQLKEAGKAFLATFGASEADSRTKLVYKIRDDLKLVLDSTGIKVLAIKRISNLNDFNEIIKKQLQLSANNQVDTKQNTTINLGQLFEDISNNDFIQSLLIRNYDYQNQILESKKTQSQQEKNEFLASIVQSSENYLNFYILYQVLKINTKLQGYISNATLNDLNADFWYNNENERWELKSVPGKELRQAIIEKLESLFKFNR, encoded by the coding sequence ATGAAAAAGCAAAATATATTTCAAAAAATCGCCAATTTAAATTCGGATATAAACCAAGAAAAACCAAAAAAAAATCCGATAAAAATGAGAAAAATTTGAATTTCAATAATTGCAATAGCTAGTTTTTTAACCGTAGTTGGCTTAGGTGTTGGAATTCCGTTATATTATTCAAATTTTGGAAAAAATTTTTTAAATAAAAGGGATCCAAACGTAGAAATGGCTCTTATAAAATCTCGAAAAAATAGTAAAAGCCTTAAAGTAAATGATTTATTAAGTATTTTCAAGTCCAGTCATTCAATTCAGCGCGAAAATTTAGAAGAAGGCCAAAAATATTTAATCGAATTTCTTTATAACCAAGAATATCAGGCGTCTAAGGTTTTTCAAGCTGCCTGAGAAAGTTCTAATTCCGATATAACCGCTGGCAATTCGCGACAATTTACATTAGAATCATTCGATGAAATCCGAGAGTCACAAAAAAAATATTTGCAAGATGAAAAAAGCCGTTATCAAAAAACTTTTGGTTTTAACAATTGAGAATCAGAGTTTAATAAATATTTAAATTCTGATTCTCGTTTTAATAATGCGATTAATTTTGATCAAGCAGTTGATGCGCTGACAATAGATAAAGCAAAAGATATCGCATTTGCCAGATTTAAGCTTGGATTTAACCAAAACTTTACCAAAAGCGATATCGAAGATCGGGTTTTAAAAGACGATATAAAAGACGAAAAAGGCAAAATAGTCTATAAAAAAGGGGATAAATTATTTAAAGGCCTAATTGAAATTGGTAAAAATGGTTTTAGCCCAAATATTAGCGCAAGTCAAGGACAAAATCCAAAAGAGTATAAAGTTGCTGCTTTTTTAAGTGGTTCATATATTAAAGAATACATGAATCCTGAAAAAATTATAAACGAAATATATTTTGATAACAAAGCGCCCTTGAAAGGTAATTTTAATTTTTTTGAAATATCCCAAATTAGCATAAATGCAAAACCAGATAATAAAGACGCAAAAGCTCCTTGAGAACTTACAAAACAGACATTAGAAGAACTCTTAACTTACAAAATTCTTAAAACAAGCGAAAATTCGAATCTAGCCTTTAAAGTAAGCAACAATCTTGAACTAATAGAGGAATTTAAAGGCGGAAATTCTACTGCTGCAGAGCAAAACAACCAAGATAAAATTCTTCTTTCAACAATTAATTATGAAAAAAACAAAGAAAATGCGGCGGTTTTTGGTAAATTGCCAATAGTTTCACTAAATCAGCTTCTTAGCAATAATGAGCCTGGTTATATTTTTGCTTTTTTAGGAAATATTGGAAACGAAGAGCCAACTCCAAAACTTTTTAGCAAAGTTTTGTTTGAAAAATTAAAACTTTTAGTTTTTAAAAACACTCCAAGTTTGTTAGTTAACCCAAGCGAGCTAAATTCAAAAACAATCAGCGAAATTAAATCACTAAACGAACGGTTAAAATCGTTTATTCAAGGGCTTTCTGATAATCAATTAAAAGAAGCAGGCAAGGCGTTTTTGGCAACTTTTGGCGCTAGCGAAGCTGATTCTAGAACTAAATTAGTCTATAAAATACGTGATGATTTAAAGTTGGTACTTGATTCAACCGGGATAAAAGTTCTAGCAATTAAGCGAATTTCAAATCTTAATGATTTCAATGAAATAATTAAAAAACAATTACAATTAAGCGCTAATAATCAAGTTGATACAAAACAGAATACAACAATAAATCTTGGTCAACTTTTCGAAGATATTTCCAATAATGATTTTATTCAGTCCCTATTAATTAGAAATTACGATTACCAAAATCAGATTTTAGAATCAAAAAAAACGCAATCTCAGCAAGAAAAAAACGAATTTTTAGCCTCAATTGTACAATCATCTGAAAATTATCTGAATTTTTACATTCTTTATCAAGTATTAAAAATTAATACCAAATTACAAGGTTATATTTCAAATGCAACTTTAAATGATCTAAATGCAGATTTTTGGTATAATAATGAAAATGAGCGTTGAGAGCTAAAATCAGTTCCAGGAAAAGAACTCCGACAAGCAATTATTGAAAAACTTGAAAGTTTGTTTAAATTTAATCGTTAA
- a CDS encoding HAD-IIB family hydrolase, with translation MVYKIGFFDLDGTLLDTGRGRNAKISKKNQQAVRKLAKNCIIVISTGRKFNSTIAVFGKKILAKFYICQNGAQIFDENFNLIFQTTIKLEIVKKITELAKKLNFGISFNSQVFFTKSIFIKFFRIFFKNFHFVSTTKIFIPKNVRKILIFASCSYKIKKLKYLLEKMFAEHIQISLINKNYGIEITDIHASKGKAAEFIAKFNNISLTHTFHIGDSENDISTKNVVNSLIIMKSASKKVKKNAHFIGYKRKFGVAKAVNNLILSLKSVAIVGSYASGKTTFLKKIEKFGYSVLYTDNFFKNCYLLNGDCFQAIKKIRPDFICKNVVDKEKIRDFMVKNEKNRALIEKAVYGFLENHLTKNHYHFVEIPNLWTKNANFLKFFSKIVWINTSKEQQLLNIKNKKVKKSVWMKNQALNSNKIKFYDVKISSQKWKKRRFFPKFFHKIFKE, from the coding sequence ATGGTCTATAAAATTGGTTTTTTTGATCTTGATGGCACACTTTTGGATACTGGCCGTGGTCGAAATGCGAAAATTTCCAAAAAAAATCAGCAAGCAGTTAGGAAATTAGCTAAAAATTGTATTATAGTAATTTCAACAGGTAGGAAATTTAATTCAACAATTGCAGTTTTTGGAAAAAAAATTTTAGCAAAATTTTATATTTGTCAAAACGGCGCGCAAATTTTTGATGAAAATTTTAACCTAATTTTTCAAACAACAATAAAACTAGAAATTGTTAAAAAAATTACTGAGCTCGCAAAAAAGCTTAATTTTGGAATCTCTTTTAACTCGCAAGTTTTTTTTACAAAAAGTATTTTTATAAAATTTTTTAGAATTTTTTTTAAAAATTTTCATTTTGTATCAACAACCAAGATTTTTATTCCTAAAAATGTTAGGAAAATTTTAATTTTTGCCAGTTGTAGTTACAAAATTAAGAAATTAAAATATCTTTTGGAAAAGATGTTTGCAGAACATATACAAATTTCACTAATTAATAAAAATTACGGCATTGAAATCACAGACATTCATGCCTCAAAAGGAAAAGCAGCAGAATTTATAGCTAAATTTAACAATATTTCTTTAACACACACCTTTCATATAGGCGATTCTGAAAATGATATTTCTACTAAAAATGTTGTAAACAGCTTAATTATCATGAAATCCGCATCGAAAAAAGTTAAAAAAAACGCTCATTTTATTGGTTATAAGCGAAAATTTGGCGTTGCAAAAGCTGTTAATAATTTAATTTTGAGCTTAAAATCAGTAGCCATTGTCGGAAGTTATGCTAGTGGAAAAACAACTTTTTTAAAAAAAATTGAAAAATTTGGTTATTCTGTTTTATACACAGACAATTTTTTTAAAAATTGTTATTTATTAAATGGGGATTGTTTTCAAGCAATTAAGAAAATTCGCCCTGATTTTATTTGCAAAAATGTTGTAGATAAAGAAAAAATTCGCGATTTTATGGTAAAAAATGAAAAAAATCGAGCTCTTATAGAAAAAGCAGTATACGGTTTTTTAGAAAATCATTTAACTAAAAATCATTATCATTTTGTAGAAATACCTAATCTGTGAACAAAAAACGCCAATTTTTTAAAATTTTTCAGCAAAATAGTTTGAATTAACACTTCTAAAGAACAACAACTTTTAAACATTAAAAATAAAAAAGTCAAAAAGAGTGTTTGAATGAAAAATCAAGCCCTAAATTCAAATAAAATTAAATTTTATGATGTCAAAATCTCAAGCCAAAAATGAAAAAAGCGTCGATTTTTCCCAAAATTTTTTCACAAAATTTTCAAAGAATAA